In a single window of the Methanolobus psychrophilus R15 genome:
- a CDS encoding O-antigen repeat unit transporter: MISNKYLKNCFFNHKETIHNFTWRALQIFGKQGITFFIFILCAKLLTPHDFGIYNYILAVIYLLIIFGDFGISTATSKYVAEYNATDKDKLKLVLFNSIILVIVIATIVALLTILFGRYFLNENYGYVLYVLPMLFLAPISSLYDGIFRGLKKFKELAIVSLLIGLLSISFVYLLVRNYGLVGALISQSLFYMLLVIVLVIIYGKMHIQFDKQLMRSIFNYSVILGITSIGFYLYSRFDILILGYFGYIEEINSFEIFAKIGILMSTLFTIMGQVIAPNMTALATQNKFSIIHKKFLIFVFSSILCSTFFTFILYILLPIIMRLYYPHLLTSEFLEIFAILIWILPLNMVSGLISQGFTVATGYAKLGLLTIPFGVLNVIMALIFISQFGYIGVAYSSIIVSFTNKGITWFLLYRIFKRNTVIY; encoded by the coding sequence ATGATATCTAATAAATACTTAAAAAATTGTTTCTTTAACCACAAAGAAACAATTCACAATTTTACATGGAGAGCTCTGCAGATCTTTGGAAAGCAAGGGATTACCTTTTTTATATTTATTTTATGCGCAAAACTTCTTACACCACATGATTTTGGTATATATAATTACATCTTGGCTGTAATCTATCTATTGATTATTTTTGGTGATTTTGGGATATCCACAGCAACATCAAAATATGTTGCTGAATATAATGCTACAGATAAAGATAAGTTAAAGTTAGTTCTTTTTAATTCTATTATTTTAGTAATTGTAATTGCAACCATTGTAGCGTTATTGACTATACTATTTGGAAGATATTTTTTAAATGAAAATTATGGTTATGTCTTATATGTTTTGCCAATGTTATTTTTGGCACCTATAAGCTCTCTGTATGATGGGATTTTCAGAGGCTTAAAAAAATTTAAAGAATTAGCAATTGTTTCTTTACTTATCGGCTTGTTGTCTATTAGCTTTGTTTACCTTTTGGTTAGAAATTATGGCTTAGTTGGGGCCTTAATTTCTCAGAGTTTGTTTTATATGTTATTGGTCATAGTATTAGTTATTATATATGGAAAAATGCATATTCAATTTGATAAGCAATTGATGAGATCGATTTTTAATTACTCAGTGATTCTGGGAATCACAAGTATTGGATTCTATCTCTATTCTCGTTTTGATATATTAATTTTAGGTTATTTTGGATACATAGAAGAAATTAATTCATTTGAAATATTTGCAAAAATCGGAATATTAATGAGTACTTTATTTACTATAATGGGACAAGTTATAGCCCCTAATATGACTGCTCTTGCCACCCAAAATAAGTTTAGCATAATTCATAAAAAATTTTTAATATTCGTTTTTTCCAGTATTTTATGTAGTACTTTTTTTACATTTATTTTATATATTTTATTACCAATTATTATGAGATTGTATTACCCACATTTGCTAACATCAGAATTTTTGGAAATATTTGCCATTTTAATATGGATTTTGCCACTTAATATGGTTAGCGGACTCATATCTCAAGGTTTCACTGTTGCTACTGGATATGCTAAATTAGGCTTACTAACTATTCCTTTTGGAGTACTTAATGTAATAATGGCATTAATTTTTATAAGCCAATTTGGCTATATTGGTGTAGCATATAGTTCAATAATTGTGTCATTTACAAATAAAGGAATTACATGGTTTTTGCTGTATAGAATTTTTAAAAGAAATACTGTAATATATTAA
- a CDS encoding NAD-dependent epimerase/dehydratase → MVILLTGCAGFIGSHVLDRLLSMDEEVIGVDNFDSFYNPLIKCKNIEHNLKNKNFALYNADIRHIKEMNAIFHDNDITTIIHLAARAGVRPSINDPLLYEDVNIRGTLNLLELSRKYNVENFVFASTSSVYGANEKIPFSEEDCVDRSISPYAASKKACETFCYTHHHLYNLPVVCLRFFTVYGPRQRPEMAIHKFTQLIDEGSEIEMYGNGASKRDYTYIDDIVDGIINATGIKEGYEIINLGNSDVVELRYLIRVIEQNLGKKANIKELPDQPGDVPITYADISKARSLIRYNPQVKIEEGVRRFVEWYRNERTVLQDSDINEINKIIESHIPDVVQSPDEDRSKEKKYIAV, encoded by the coding sequence ATGGTAATTTTACTTACGGGCTGTGCAGGATTTATCGGTTCACATGTGCTGGACAGGCTTCTTTCCATGGACGAAGAAGTAATAGGGGTGGACAATTTTGATTCATTCTACAATCCCCTTATTAAGTGCAAAAACATAGAGCACAATTTGAAAAACAAAAATTTTGCGTTATATAATGCCGATATCCGGCATATCAAAGAAATGAATGCAATTTTCCATGACAACGATATCACTACAATAATCCATTTAGCAGCACGGGCAGGAGTAAGACCTTCAATAAATGATCCTCTATTATATGAAGATGTCAACATCCGGGGTACTCTGAACCTGCTGGAGCTTAGCAGAAAATATAATGTAGAGAATTTTGTTTTTGCATCCACATCCTCAGTGTACGGCGCCAATGAGAAAATCCCGTTCAGTGAAGAGGATTGTGTTGACAGGTCTATCTCACCCTATGCGGCATCCAAAAAAGCGTGTGAGACGTTCTGCTACACACACCATCACCTTTACAACCTGCCGGTCGTATGCCTGCGCTTTTTCACAGTATATGGACCCAGGCAGAGACCCGAGATGGCCATCCACAAGTTCACGCAACTGATCGACGAGGGAAGCGAGATCGAGATGTACGGCAACGGAGCCTCCAAGAGGGATTACACATACATAGACGATATCGTGGACGGCATCATCAATGCCACAGGAATAAAGGAAGGCTATGAGATCATCAACCTCGGCAATTCCGACGTGGTGGAGCTGCGCTACCTGATCCGCGTCATCGAACAGAACCTTGGCAAAAAGGCAAATATCAAAGAGCTGCCCGACCAGCCCGGCGACGTACCTATCACCTATGCAGATATCTCCAAAGCCAGGTCTCTAATAAGGTACAACCCCCAGGTAAAGATCGAAGAGGGTGTCAGAAGGTTCGTGGAATGGTACAGGAACGAACGTACCGTTCTCCAGGACAGTGACATTAATGAAATTAACAAAATTATTGAGAGCCATATCCCTGATGTTGTACAATCCCCGGATGAAGACAGAAGCAAGGAAAAGAAGTACATAGCTGTATAG
- a CDS encoding glycosyltransferase group 2 family protein: protein MRSVAVPSYEKKSKVISGYEEIHEPVDPLEDDFRRVLVDDRSGDNTCRMRTGLSEKNVLISIVVPFYNEEDNVAPLYEEICESINPLDNYFEIIFVDDGSTDSTYRMMADISKKDDRLKVIKFRSNFGQSAALKAGFDNAKGDYVITLDADLQNDPQDIPAMIDKIKTEDYDVVCGWRFNRKDTGSKKLFSKFANFLRNHLTSEQIHDSGSTFRIYKKECTQDLELYGELHRYIPAMLSWKGYRIGEIKTNHRERLHGKTKYNYKRLIKGFLDLIVITFWQKYSLRPIHIFGGIGLMLSILGGVSIVYLVFVRLIFGLGLANRPLFTASILAIIIGIQFFTLGILADVMIKIYYGQNGRKNYLVENIVE, encoded by the coding sequence TTGAGATCCGTTGCTGTTCCTTCCTACGAAAAAAAGAGTAAAGTTATCTCTGGGTATGAGGAAATCCATGAACCCGTAGATCCGCTTGAAGATGACTTTAGGAGAGTCCTTGTTGATGACAGGTCAGGAGATAACACCTGCAGGATGAGGACCGGACTGTCAGAAAAAAATGTATTGATATCTATTGTTGTCCCATTCTATAATGAGGAAGATAACGTAGCGCCTCTGTACGAGGAAATCTGCGAATCCATTAATCCGCTTGATAATTATTTTGAGATAATCTTCGTTGATGACGGTTCCACGGACTCCACCTACAGGATGATGGCCGACATCTCAAAAAAGGATGACAGGCTGAAGGTCATCAAGTTCAGAAGTAACTTCGGCCAGAGCGCAGCCCTGAAAGCCGGTTTCGATAATGCCAAAGGAGATTACGTAATCACCCTGGATGCCGACCTGCAGAACGACCCACAAGACATCCCCGCCATGATCGACAAGATAAAGACCGAGGATTACGACGTGGTCTGCGGCTGGCGCTTCAACAGAAAAGACACCGGATCTAAAAAACTATTCTCCAAATTCGCCAATTTCCTGAGGAACCATCTCACAAGCGAACAGATCCACGACTCCGGTTCAACCTTCAGGATCTACAAAAAAGAGTGCACGCAAGATCTTGAACTCTACGGGGAGCTGCACCGCTACATCCCTGCCATGCTCTCCTGGAAAGGCTACAGGATAGGCGAGATCAAAACGAACCATCGCGAGAGACTTCACGGGAAGACCAAGTATAATTATAAGAGACTGATAAAGGGTTTTCTTGATCTTATTGTTATTACATTCTGGCAGAAATACTCACTCCGGCCGATCCATATCTTTGGTGGTATTGGCCTTATGCTAAGTATACTAGGAGGGGTATCCATCGTGTATCTTGTTTTTGTGAGACTAATCTTCGGATTAGGACTCGCCAACAGGCCATTATTCACAGCTAGTATTCTAGCTATAATCATAGGTATACAATTTTTCACTCTGGGGATTCTTGCGGATGTCATGATCAAAATATATTATGGACAGAATGGGCGAAAAAACTATCTTGTGGAGAACATTGTTGAATGA
- a CDS encoding glycosyl transferase family protein, translated as MKNVNISVIMSVYNSEKYLDESIQSILNQTFEEFEFLIINDCSTDNSMNIINEYSEKDDRIVPIVNKTNLGLTKSLNLGLKKATGKYIARIDADDIALPEKLRIQYDFLEQNRDVFLVGSGAYTIDENGSIRTRIRPLTELEEIKKELSVQNCLSHPTIMFRDEGFMYRDKFVYAQDYDFYLYLLSNNKKIANIFEPLIKYRINPNAISWSKKSQQNQFALKANEFYHQRLKYGRDEYDTFDANEILSIDVYNSTEKSILKLEIEAKFKFNNFKEVRKLCKKYYMHHGFANKILIYHFLSFTGTNIVNCIRKIIYY; from the coding sequence ATGAAAAATGTAAATATTTCAGTAATCATGTCTGTATACAATAGTGAAAAATATCTTGATGAAAGTATACAAAGTATTCTAAATCAAACTTTTGAAGAGTTTGAATTTCTTATCATTAATGATTGTTCTACTGATAATTCAATGAATATTATCAATGAATATTCTGAAAAGGATGACAGAATTGTTCCGATTGTTAATAAAACAAATTTAGGCTTAACCAAGTCATTAAATCTTGGATTGAAAAAAGCTACTGGTAAGTACATTGCTAGAATAGATGCGGATGATATTGCTCTGCCAGAAAAACTAAGAATTCAGTATGATTTTTTAGAACAAAATCGAGATGTTTTTTTAGTCGGTTCTGGTGCATATACTATTGATGAAAATGGATCAATAAGGACAAGAATAAGACCTTTGACTGAGCTTGAAGAGATTAAAAAGGAGCTTTCGGTTCAAAATTGCCTATCTCACCCTACAATTATGTTTAGGGATGAAGGATTTATGTATAGGGATAAATTTGTATATGCACAAGATTATGATTTTTATTTATATTTATTGTCTAATAACAAAAAAATAGCAAATATATTTGAACCTCTTATTAAATATCGGATCAATCCAAATGCAATTTCCTGGTCTAAAAAATCGCAACAAAATCAGTTTGCATTGAAAGCAAATGAATTTTATCATCAAAGACTGAAGTATGGAAGGGATGAATATGATACATTTGATGCTAACGAAATATTATCGATAGACGTTTATAACTCAACCGAAAAGTCAATATTGAAGTTAGAAATTGAAGCAAAATTCAAGTTTAATAATTTCAAAGAAGTCAGAAAGCTTTGTAAAAAATATTATATGCACCATGGCTTTGCGAATAAAATCTTGATATACCATTTTCTATCTTTCACAGGGACAAATATTGTTAACTGCATAAGAAAAATTATTTATTATTAA
- a CDS encoding Carbohydrate binding domain protein has product MFKTIRYILPILFFTIAILISVASASHLGNDLIPNYGFEDWSSGKPLNWTTPHADWDIVQVGGEKGNYALMLETDRYTSPGKGTMESVTVEVEEGDMFLVTAWARSINARETKAMVRGYDDERKRWITLKTFNPSSQMQHAFITVPEDITLLCMRIEAGYVDDKDKGTARSYFDELRIIDPAVENAEFYLDEGTINKNETLTIGSYELSLEEAKDNKALIKVSSAGKVIDSGVLTPGKSVEFKRNNDKYLVFWVDDVFVNPEYSEARLSQLLAGRVASNVPTIRPVDEKGLVLYLPLDENANLEAYDYSRESNHGVIYGAEWAKGMENYALRFDGVTDYLEIPNTGNKFEEGDHTFALWLRSTGLRDSTKYVICHYNWRIVWQSDSKIGFTIGRMDNKDGPAYTITADVSEIKEDWIHLTGVYKPSENKALFYVNGELAGEKDFGNERIWADYGNHNLLIGTSKHGAATFYEGLVDEVRVYDRALTPQEIRELMSKPLGLSGVSSYQSSMSLEKGMTSPVGNGFQIQYSDAPYLNLALTDGEQTQRYSLVNISEGQTLFLKNSQGVAAVRLNIDSITSERLNLSDIWVANEKANVPVLKVTSIDFSQIRAYAPATVRVTVVNSGSKAYPADGDGTIDLYLGDEKVGSYRISESLAPGETLEHSFELNSKKAGDNELRAIVSSKYGTESSTSTVKIEPPVNPPLSGIPLYVKETGSGITLHMTLNGPGIKGESWKDNAQVSIRIMEPLGPRTFYDKSHSISGAGKTIEIPYEEFYQGDEQYLITVKFREAENSVVAKIAGEDGIYNPPNKSYLLLLLLVPVTTYAVRRKFFGGKDTGKKQSDE; this is encoded by the coding sequence ATGTTCAAAACCATCCGATATATATTGCCAATATTATTCTTTACGATTGCTATTTTAATTTCTGTTGCTTCAGCAAGCCATCTGGGAAACGACCTCATCCCAAATTACGGGTTTGAAGACTGGAGCAGCGGAAAACCTCTCAACTGGACTACGCCTCATGCTGACTGGGACATTGTACAAGTCGGCGGTGAAAAAGGCAACTATGCTTTGATGCTTGAGACTGACAGATACACCTCTCCCGGCAAAGGCACCATGGAAAGTGTGACCGTTGAGGTTGAAGAAGGAGACATGTTCCTTGTTACAGCATGGGCAAGAAGCATCAATGCCCGTGAAACAAAAGCAATGGTAAGAGGCTATGATGATGAGAGGAAAAGATGGATCACTCTTAAGACCTTTAACCCGTCATCACAGATGCAACATGCATTCATTACAGTACCAGAGGACATTACCCTTCTTTGCATGAGGATTGAGGCAGGGTATGTGGACGATAAGGATAAGGGAACTGCAAGATCCTATTTTGATGAACTGAGGATCATAGACCCTGCGGTGGAGAATGCAGAGTTCTATCTTGACGAAGGGACAATAAACAAGAACGAGACCTTGACAATAGGTTCGTATGAACTGAGCCTTGAGGAAGCAAAAGATAACAAGGCATTGATCAAGGTATCGTCCGCAGGCAAGGTCATAGATTCCGGAGTATTAACGCCGGGCAAGTCGGTAGAGTTCAAAAGAAATAACGATAAATACCTTGTCTTTTGGGTTGACGATGTCTTTGTGAACCCGGAGTATTCAGAAGCCAGGCTAAGTCAGCTACTGGCGGGAAGGGTAGCCTCGAATGTTCCGACTATTCGGCCGGTAGACGAAAAAGGGCTTGTTCTGTACCTGCCACTAGATGAGAATGCAAACCTCGAAGCTTATGATTATAGCAGAGAAAGTAACCACGGAGTTATATACGGAGCAGAATGGGCAAAGGGTATGGAAAACTATGCCCTTAGGTTCGATGGCGTCACGGACTATCTGGAGATACCCAATACAGGAAACAAATTCGAAGAAGGCGACCATACATTTGCATTATGGTTGAGATCAACGGGACTACGTGACAGTACGAAATATGTAATCTGTCATTATAACTGGCGCATTGTATGGCAATCAGATTCAAAAATAGGTTTTACAATCGGCAGAATGGATAACAAGGATGGACCTGCCTATACTATAACCGCTGATGTCTCAGAGATCAAGGAGGACTGGATTCACTTAACAGGTGTTTACAAACCTTCTGAAAACAAGGCATTATTCTATGTCAACGGAGAGCTTGCCGGAGAAAAAGACTTTGGGAATGAGAGGATATGGGCGGATTACGGCAACCATAATCTGTTAATCGGAACCTCCAAGCACGGAGCAGCAACATTCTATGAAGGACTGGTCGACGAGGTGCGCGTCTACGACAGGGCATTAACCCCGCAGGAGATAAGGGAACTTATGTCCAAGCCCCTTGGCCTGTCTGGAGTTTCATCCTACCAGAGCTCCATGTCGCTTGAGAAAGGCATGACTTCACCTGTCGGGAACGGTTTTCAGATACAGTACTCCGATGCACCTTATCTGAACCTGGCACTCACCGACGGGGAGCAGACACAGAGATATTCCCTTGTGAATATCTCGGAGGGGCAAACTCTGTTCCTGAAGAACTCCCAGGGTGTGGCTGCAGTAAGGCTGAACATCGACAGCATTACCAGCGAAAGACTGAATCTGTCGGACATATGGGTTGCAAATGAGAAGGCGAATGTTCCTGTGCTTAAGGTCACATCGATCGACTTCTCTCAGATACGGGCGTATGCACCTGCAACTGTCAGGGTGACGGTCGTCAACAGCGGCTCAAAGGCCTATCCTGCGGACGGCGACGGTACCATTGACCTGTATCTCGGAGACGAAAAGGTCGGCAGCTACAGGATCTCTGAGAGTCTGGCTCCAGGTGAAACTTTGGAGCACAGCTTTGAACTGAACTCAAAGAAGGCCGGGGACAATGAGCTCAGAGCGATCGTCTCCAGCAAATACGGCACTGAGAGTTCAACCAGTACAGTTAAGATCGAGCCTCCGGTAAACCCTCCTTTAAGCGGAATTCCTTTGTATGTGAAGGAGACGGGATCAGGCATAACCCTGCACATGACCTTGAACGGCCCCGGCATCAAGGGAGAGTCATGGAAGGACAATGCACAGGTATCCATAAGGATAATGGAACCTCTGGGACCAAGGACTTTCTATGATAAGTCGCATTCGATTTCCGGTGCCGGGAAGACCATTGAGATACCTTATGAGGAGTTCTATCAGGGTGATGAGCAGTATCTCATAACCGTCAAGTTCAGGGAAGCAGAAAACAGTGTAGTGGCAAAGATAGCCGGTGAGGACGGGATCTATAACCCGCCCAACAAAAGTTACCTGCTGCTGTTGCTGCTGGTGCCGGTTACCACCTATGCAGTCAGAAGGAAGTTTTTCGGTGGAAAGGATACAGGGAAAAAGCAATCTGATGAGTGA
- a CDS encoding glycosyl transferase, group 1 has product MESKVLQVINTSGLGGAETVVQKLLINEKHPVFCLKKDNIERFTLVSKDVYFGTISNNYKLNPFIFFKLIKLVKQKEIDVLHVHLANSLFYAILIKVFISNTKIIYHEHGEIFYNNKLKLMIKIFQNNINLYIAVSKVTKQKLMEHINISEDKIKVLYNFVDLDELNGNDIKSDLQKNRDKLGIKEEEFVIGYVGRLSYIKGCEYLISALQYLDFKYKCLILGDGELRAELETLADDLNVAEYVKFLGYKQDIASYYSLFDILVMPSLSEASPMTFYESQAYGIPIVGSDISAIKELVTPKKNGLLFEVKNSKDLATKISYLYDSNKLRIQIKEYSLQNINNYSLEAYIKNLNFIYSSL; this is encoded by the coding sequence ATGGAATCAAAGGTATTACAAGTGATTAATACATCAGGTCTTGGGGGAGCTGAAACTGTTGTTCAGAAACTGTTGATAAATGAAAAACATCCCGTTTTTTGTTTAAAAAAAGATAACATTGAAAGGTTCACCTTAGTGTCAAAAGATGTTTATTTTGGGACAATATCAAATAATTATAAACTAAATCCTTTTATATTTTTTAAATTAATTAAACTAGTTAAGCAAAAAGAAATTGACGTATTGCATGTTCATTTAGCAAATTCATTGTTTTACGCAATTTTAATTAAAGTTTTCATTTCAAACACAAAGATAATTTATCATGAACATGGCGAAATATTTTATAACAACAAACTGAAACTCATGATTAAGATTTTTCAAAATAATATTAATTTATACATAGCCGTATCAAAAGTAACAAAACAAAAATTAATGGAACATATAAATATCTCAGAAGATAAAATAAAAGTACTTTATAATTTTGTAGATTTAGATGAATTAAATGGGAATGATATTAAAAGTGATCTCCAAAAAAATAGGGATAAATTAGGAATAAAAGAAGAAGAATTTGTTATTGGATATGTAGGTAGATTAAGTTATATTAAAGGTTGTGAATATTTAATTAGTGCACTGCAATATTTAGATTTTAAATACAAATGCTTAATTTTAGGCGATGGAGAGCTAAGAGCAGAACTTGAAACTTTAGCTGATGATCTAAATGTTGCAGAATATGTTAAATTTTTAGGTTATAAACAGGATATAGCTTCATATTATTCTCTATTTGATATATTGGTGATGCCCTCATTAAGTGAAGCTAGTCCTATGACTTTCTATGAATCACAAGCTTATGGAATTCCAATAGTTGGAAGTGACATATCTGCGATAAAAGAATTAGTAACTCCTAAGAAAAACGGATTATTATTTGAGGTAAAAAATAGTAAAGATTTAGCTACTAAAATTAGTTATTTGTATGATAGCAATAAACTACGAATTCAAATTAAGGAATACTCTCTACAAAACATCAACAATTACTCACTTGAGGCATATATAAAGAATCTAAATTTTATATATTCAAGCCTATAA
- a CDS encoding methyltransferase type 12 — protein sequence MKADDNYDNYKASLTNKFIPSGKQYKIYENYYRKNILKFIPSNKGTKIVDIGCGLGHCLYFLKTNNYTNVLGIDLVEENVEFCKSKGFKVRQENILNYISSDNEMADVFILSNVLEHFPYQEIEHIMNSLYKMLNENGCIIIIVPNCNNVYGLATYFSDITHKSPLTEKSFEDLILNTQIKNYSFHNLIVYPNILLFDLIIEVYNHLLFNIRKINNLVNGQKPYKVQSKNLLVVGYK from the coding sequence ATGAAAGCTGATGACAATTATGACAATTACAAAGCTAGTTTAACAAACAAGTTTATTCCTTCTGGCAAACAATATAAGATATATGAGAACTATTATCGAAAAAATATATTAAAATTTATACCATCAAACAAAGGCACTAAAATTGTTGATATTGGTTGTGGTTTAGGCCATTGTTTATATTTTTTAAAAACTAACAATTATACTAATGTTTTAGGTATTGATTTAGTAGAAGAAAATGTTGAATTCTGTAAATCAAAAGGGTTTAAAGTTAGACAAGAAAACATCCTCAATTATATCTCCTCTGATAATGAAATGGCTGATGTATTTATTTTAAGCAATGTATTAGAACACTTTCCTTATCAGGAAATAGAACATATCATGAATTCATTGTATAAAATGTTAAACGAAAATGGTTGCATTATCATAATTGTACCTAATTGCAACAATGTCTATGGTCTAGCTACGTATTTTTCGGATATTACGCACAAAAGTCCTTTAACAGAGAAATCGTTTGAAGATTTAATTTTAAATACTCAAATAAAGAACTATTCATTTCATAATTTGATTGTTTACCCAAATATACTTTTATTTGATTTAATCATAGAAGTATATAATCACTTGCTATTTAACATTAGAAAAATCAATAATTTAGTAAATGGGCAAAAGCCTTACAAAGTCCAATCTAAAAATTTGTTGGTAGTAGGATATAAATGA
- a CDS encoding 1,2-diacylglycerol 3-glucosyltransferase, with amino-acid sequence MKILMLNYEFPPLGGGGGVAAKKLAEGFVKLGYQVDYVTSGYKYLKKYEVIDGIHVHRVKVIGRKDLATATIYSMVSFPLLAYKKASDLCKKNRYYVINTHFAIPTGPLGVWISHKYNIPNILSIHGGDIYDPSKKNSPHKKWYLKKAVEWVLNNSNYIIAQSSNTKKNVLKYYDFKKEIGITPLAYEPYKFNEVSRKDLGLDEKLIYTISIGRLVKRKGFDFLIKCIAKVPENVHALIIGEGPEKKNLEELSINLGIQNRIHFIGFVSEVEKFQYLQNSDVYVLSSIHEGFGIVLQEAMQVGLPIISTDNGGQTDFVKEGKNGYLIHFGDIEAFIDRINRLTSAKYIKINFSRYNVEEVDKFENKKICEEYLGVLK; translated from the coding sequence ATGAAAATCTTAATGCTTAACTATGAATTTCCTCCACTTGGAGGAGGAGGAGGAGTTGCTGCTAAAAAGCTAGCTGAAGGTTTTGTTAAGCTGGGTTACCAAGTAGATTATGTTACATCAGGGTACAAATATTTGAAAAAATATGAGGTCATTGACGGAATCCATGTTCATAGAGTTAAGGTTATAGGTCGCAAAGATTTAGCTACTGCAACTATATATTCGATGGTCAGTTTTCCGTTATTAGCTTATAAAAAAGCCAGCGATTTGTGCAAAAAAAATAGATATTATGTTATCAATACGCATTTTGCAATTCCAACAGGACCTTTAGGTGTCTGGATATCCCACAAGTACAATATACCAAATATATTATCAATACATGGAGGTGATATCTATGACCCATCCAAGAAAAACTCTCCACATAAAAAGTGGTATTTAAAAAAAGCAGTCGAATGGGTATTAAACAATTCGAATTATATTATTGCTCAATCGTCTAACACAAAAAAGAATGTTTTAAAATACTACGACTTCAAAAAAGAAATAGGAATCACTCCTCTCGCCTATGAACCATACAAGTTCAACGAAGTTAGTCGTAAAGATTTAGGTTTAGATGAAAAACTAATCTATACCATAAGTATTGGCAGACTGGTAAAAAGAAAAGGCTTTGATTTCTTAATTAAATGTATTGCAAAAGTTCCAGAAAACGTTCATGCATTGATTATTGGCGAAGGTCCTGAAAAAAAGAATTTGGAAGAACTGTCCATAAATTTAGGCATACAAAACCGGATTCATTTTATAGGATTTGTATCAGAAGTTGAAAAATTCCAATACCTTCAAAATTCCGATGTCTATGTATTATCTTCCATACATGAAGGATTTGGTATTGTTTTGCAGGAAGCAATGCAAGTTGGTCTTCCAATAATCTCAACCGATAATGGCGGGCAGACTGATTTTGTAAAAGAAGGAAAGAATGGGTATCTTATTCATTTTGGAGATATTGAAGCTTTTATAGATAGGATAAATAGGTTAACAAGTGCAAAATATATTAAAATCAATTTTTCAAGATATAATGTAGAGGAAGTTGATAAATTCGAAAATAAAAAGATATGTGAGGAATATCTGGGGGTACTGAAATGA